A single genomic interval of Argopecten irradians isolate NY chromosome 8, Ai_NY, whole genome shotgun sequence harbors:
- the LOC138330083 gene encoding uncharacterized protein: MEKKTSSLVASVVAETLKSLSSDKDREPSSTNVQSVSDSASAVRDIDRSDAVTPDSAANIRDHDISGIQGPSHNLEHPAASTATAADVTVSDHLGATSAILGNLPDNDRLLNQNLPLGFNVSDKMRSKIFNNEFVDFSSLIFPIDENDTHFNITMRGNGGLGLTAHTKNKKIYHVGQWSQAYDIFVSIHTTKFPQDIQGLLKYGHTIRLLNDTYGFYAAQYYDENFRKLRRIQPIQWDTVHNELWRLASLRASNNNQSNNVNYKNRSKAQDNKHSNFKSSQPFSNNPFRKGDHRSKLPRGFCWSYCSEGKCQQPLICKYKHE, encoded by the coding sequence atggaaaaaaaaacatccagCCTAGTGGCATCAGTTGTGGCAGAGACATTAAAGTCCCTCAGTTCTGATAAAGATCGAGAGCCATCCTCAACTAATGTTCAGTCGGTGTCAGACTCGGCATCAGCTGTCAGGGATATCGATAGATCTGATGCAGTAACGCCGGACAGTGCAGCTAACATACGGGATCATGACATTTCGGGCATTCAGGGACCTTCCCATAACCTTGAGCATCCAGCTGCTAGTACCGCTACTGCAGCTGACGTAACAGTGTCGGACCATTTAGGTGCTACCTCTGCTATCTTAGGTAATTTACCTGACAATGACAGATTGTTAAATCAAAACTTACCTCTGGGCTTCAATGTCAGTGACAAAATGAGGTCTAAAATCTTCAACAATGaatttgttgatttttcatCTTTGATTTTTCCAATTGATGAGAATGATACTCATTTTAACATTACAATGAGGGGGAATGGTGGTTTAGGTTTGACTGCTCAtaccaaaaacaaaaagataTATCATGTAGGGCAATGGAGTCAGGCCTATGACATTTTCGTGTCAATCCACACAACAAAATTTCCACAGGATATCCAAGGGCTTCTCAAATATGGTCACACAATTCGTTTATTAAATGATACTTATGGTTTTTATGCCGCACAATATTATGACGAGAATTTCAGAAAACTTAGACGCATCCAACCAATTCAGTGGGACACAGTTCATAATGAACTGTGGCGGCTCGCATCTCTGAGAGCCTCTAATAACAATCAAAGTAACAATGTTAATTATAAGAACCGCTCTAAAGCCCAGGATAATAAACATTCCAATTTTAAGAGCAGTCAACCCTTCTCCAACAATCCCTTTCGGAAAGGCGACCACAGAAGTAAGTTGCCCAGAGGTTTCTGTTGGTCATATTGTTCCGAGGGCAAATGTCAGCAGCCCctcatttgtaaatataaacatgaatGA